A single region of the Marinibacterium anthonyi genome encodes:
- a CDS encoding Transglycosylase SLT domain protein — protein MPETARDLGVDPHDPRENLHGSARYLLAQLQDFGAIDLALAAYNAGPDAVRQYGGIPPFEETRGHVRKVLSLTHATLGQEAT, from the coding sequence ATGCCGGAGACCGCGCGGGATCTCGGTGTCGATCCGCACGACCCGCGCGAGAACCTGCACGGGTCAGCCCGCTACCTGCTGGCGCAACTCCAGGATTTCGGAGCGATCGACCTCGCGCTGGCCGCCTACAACGCCGGCCCGGATGCGGTACGCCAGTACGGCGGCATTCCCCCCTTCGAAGAGACCCGCGGCCATGTCCGCAAGGTGCTCTCGCTCACCCATGCAACCCTTGGACAGGAAGCAACATAA
- a CDS encoding Type IV secretory pathway, VirB2 components (pilins) has translation MPNRFIFRRAGAPDWKAIFLFLPIFLCVAEPALAQNLDPLETMLETLVDALTGPIGRLIGILAIVAAGYMMFTGRLNWPIFLMIFFGVVLVFSAATIVDGFATDT, from the coding sequence ATGCCTAACAGATTTATCTTCCGGCGCGCCGGAGCCCCTGATTGGAAGGCTATATTCCTCTTTCTGCCCATCTTCCTTTGCGTGGCGGAGCCGGCCCTGGCCCAGAACCTCGACCCGCTCGAAACCATGCTCGAGACCCTTGTCGACGCTCTCACCGGTCCCATCGGCCGCCTCATCGGGATCCTCGCCATCGTGGCCGCCGGCTACATGATGTTCACGGGCCGTCTCAACTGGCCGATCTTCCTGATGATCTTCTTCGGCGTCGTGCTGGTCTTCTCGGCCGCAACCATCGTCGACGGCTTCGCCACGGACACCTGA
- a CDS encoding Type IV secretory pathway, VirB3-like protein, which translates to MQDTPLFLGLTRPPKIFGLPIGYFLGLALGSVIPFIGLDDWRFLLIGILGYPPLWLVADRNPHLFEIIAVVFTATPRTRTHHLHGGDRHIP; encoded by the coding sequence TTGCAGGACACACCGCTCTTTCTCGGCCTGACCCGGCCGCCGAAGATCTTCGGCCTGCCGATCGGGTATTTCCTGGGCCTGGCCCTGGGCTCGGTCATCCCCTTCATCGGACTGGATGACTGGCGCTTCCTGCTGATCGGGATCCTTGGCTACCCGCCGCTCTGGCTGGTGGCCGACCGGAATCCGCATCTCTTCGAGATCATCGCGGTTGTCTTCACCGCCACGCCGCGCACCCGGACCCATCACCTGCATGGAGGCGACCGCCATATTCCGTAG
- the virB4_6 gene encoding Type IV secretion system protein virB4, whose translation MEATAIFRSRAPAVVEDNALLRSILPASLFAEEPTARHLPWLSGRGDNLILTRQGDLLASAVIGGIDSFTSDDAEIAALTGGLARLVGQLGERFGYCVNEITIPATADLKPIGENGFAAEIDRRWQAEIGQRSLKRRVMLLTLAMRPGLAQRVGFTRTLRTAFEAELADRTERITEAMRLIAAMYQPVGYQRLTLSGGDWLGYLGAILGQEAQKVHVGPGQFLAASMTNADMTFHGKRFRIDNGMAPRFGTLFGVKGYAPKTWPTMLDSLELPYDITITNSFTPVRNNEVEERIKRTARQMRASEDAAQSLQAELYEAADNVASGRQVFGKHHLTIMVTAGTERDLEEAAAEVWRAGQACGATLVRESFAARSAYFSQAPGNWTYRVRTGLISADNFAELAAFHAVSRGRDRSESPWGETITALPTVSSGLYRFNFHEKGSRSAEPSAGHTLVLGRTNSGKTLGTAFLVAQARRVGARIMAFDKDRGFEMAVRALGGSYSAIRVGQPTGFNPFLTETDDRGAAWLMDWVADLLARHRPLDPLQSVALGDAVRRIVAAEPGLRSFSGLASAVNQTDDDGDLVARVREWTADGRYGWLFDREASEGIRIGEDVLGIDMTEILDLGTERTALLAYLFRRIERIIEDRRPTIIVIDEAWQMLNDDMFVRRLHDWLVTMRKKNCVVMMLTQTPEHLATSSVGSIIAESVRTQILYPNPAAHPEDYRILRLNDREGAFVCSGTGGLRLALIRSGGDSLFVDLDLSGLGTLLTVLGGGRTGEERAPRDWRQHPDFWKDMA comes from the coding sequence ATGGAGGCGACCGCCATATTCCGTAGTCGCGCCCCCGCCGTCGTCGAGGACAACGCCCTCTTGCGGTCGATCCTGCCCGCGAGCCTCTTTGCCGAGGAACCCACCGCACGTCACCTGCCCTGGCTCTCAGGCCGGGGCGACAACCTGATCCTCACGCGGCAAGGGGATCTCCTGGCCTCGGCGGTGATCGGCGGGATCGACAGTTTCACCTCCGATGATGCGGAGATCGCGGCTCTGACCGGAGGACTTGCCCGCCTGGTTGGTCAACTCGGTGAGCGGTTCGGCTATTGCGTGAACGAGATCACCATTCCCGCCACCGCGGATCTGAAACCAATTGGAGAGAACGGCTTTGCCGCCGAGATCGACCGGCGCTGGCAGGCCGAGATCGGTCAGCGCAGCCTCAAGCGCCGGGTCATGCTCCTGACTTTGGCCATGCGCCCCGGCCTTGCCCAGAGGGTCGGCTTCACCCGCACGCTGCGGACCGCCTTCGAGGCCGAACTCGCGGACCGGACCGAGCGGATCACGGAGGCCATGCGCCTCATCGCGGCGATGTATCAGCCCGTGGGGTATCAAAGGCTGACCCTCTCGGGGGGCGATTGGCTCGGCTATCTGGGCGCGATCCTCGGGCAGGAGGCTCAAAAGGTTCATGTCGGCCCGGGCCAGTTCCTCGCCGCCTCCATGACCAACGCGGACATGACCTTCCACGGCAAGCGCTTCCGGATCGACAATGGCATGGCCCCCCGCTTCGGGACGCTCTTCGGGGTCAAGGGCTACGCGCCGAAGACCTGGCCCACCATGCTGGACAGCCTCGAGCTGCCATATGACATCACGATCACCAACAGCTTCACCCCGGTCCGAAACAACGAGGTCGAGGAGCGGATCAAGCGGACCGCCCGTCAGATGCGCGCCTCCGAAGACGCGGCCCAGTCGCTCCAGGCGGAACTCTACGAGGCTGCCGATAATGTGGCCTCGGGCCGGCAGGTCTTCGGCAAGCATCATCTGACAATCATGGTGACGGCCGGGACCGAGCGCGATCTCGAGGAGGCGGCGGCCGAGGTCTGGCGGGCCGGCCAGGCCTGTGGGGCCACGCTGGTGCGGGAAAGCTTTGCCGCCAGATCGGCGTATTTCTCGCAGGCGCCGGGCAACTGGACCTACCGCGTCCGGACCGGGCTCATCAGTGCGGACAACTTCGCCGAGCTGGCCGCCTTCCACGCGGTGAGCCGCGGACGAGACAGGTCGGAAAGCCCCTGGGGCGAGACGATCACCGCCCTGCCGACGGTGTCTTCCGGCCTCTACCGGTTCAATTTTCACGAGAAGGGCAGCCGGTCGGCCGAGCCGAGTGCGGGCCACACGCTGGTGCTCGGTCGCACCAATTCCGGCAAGACACTCGGAACGGCCTTTCTTGTTGCCCAGGCGCGCCGGGTCGGTGCCCGCATTATGGCGTTCGACAAGGACCGCGGCTTCGAGATGGCCGTGCGGGCCCTTGGCGGCAGCTACAGCGCCATCCGGGTCGGCCAGCCGACCGGCTTCAACCCGTTTCTCACCGAGACCGACGACCGCGGTGCCGCCTGGCTCATGGACTGGGTCGCCGACCTGCTCGCGCGTCACCGTCCGCTCGATCCCCTGCAGAGCGTGGCGCTTGGCGATGCCGTCCGGCGCATCGTCGCGGCCGAGCCCGGGCTGCGCAGCTTCTCGGGTCTCGCTTCCGCCGTGAACCAGACCGACGATGACGGGGATCTGGTCGCGCGGGTTCGGGAATGGACGGCCGATGGTCGTTACGGCTGGCTCTTCGACCGCGAGGCCAGCGAGGGCATTCGCATCGGAGAGGATGTGCTCGGCATCGACATGACCGAGATCCTTGATCTCGGAACCGAGCGTACGGCGCTCCTCGCCTACCTTTTCCGCCGCATCGAGCGGATCATCGAGGACCGGCGCCCGACCATCATCGTCATCGACGAAGCCTGGCAGATGCTGAACGACGACATGTTCGTCCGCCGCCTGCACGACTGGCTTGTCACCATGCGCAAGAAGAACTGCGTGGTGATGATGCTGACCCAGACGCCCGAGCACCTCGCGACGTCCAGCGTCGGCAGCATCATCGCCGAAAGCGTGCGCACCCAGATCCTCTATCCGAACCCCGCCGCCCATCCCGAGGATTACCGCATCCTGCGCCTCAACGACCGGGAAGGCGCATTCGTCTGCTCGGGCACCGGCGGCCTGCGCCTCGCGCTGATCCGGTCGGGCGGCGACAGTCTCTTCGTCGATCTCGATCTCTCCGGCCTGGGGACCCTGCTGACCGTCCTCGGCGGCGGACGCACCGGTGAGGAGCGTGCCCCGCGCGACTGGCGCCAGCACCCTGACTTCTGGAAGGACATGGCATGA
- the slt_8 gene encoding Soluble lytic murein transglycosylase precursor — MASDLRQMIRALPLVFGSVTAGSTGLAQGVPVIDAGNLTRSMALVDAWAQDLVRQTEKLGARADQGDLYQEQLDAYARFLEQATGSTDVSGFEAGVGVPSAASTYPVTEDSDAARRLFGDGADVEQMIVTTAARYTGHAGVAATGLTPLTWRILFQSLIKQESRFNNAAVSPVGAMGFCQLMPGTAADLGVDPRDPWQNLDGGARYLLAQLARFGRIDHALAAYNAGPGRVIEYGGIPPFTETRNYVRRIHGYYQDYLGTITGKDQLGTLAGIDGASAQWGNWADASMIYADEAAARIDQAMERIHGLLQQADPVSDKEAVDLNTYMLAERARLMALTLRLRAARVKVEAAHGLTDTADALQHDTFWEYSDG; from the coding sequence ATGGCTTCTGACCTGCGCCAGATGATCCGGGCCCTGCCCCTTGTCTTCGGATCCGTCACGGCCGGCAGTACGGGCCTGGCCCAGGGCGTGCCGGTCATCGATGCGGGCAACCTGACACGGTCGATGGCGCTTGTGGACGCCTGGGCGCAGGACCTTGTCCGGCAGACGGAAAAGCTCGGTGCCCGGGCGGACCAGGGCGATCTCTACCAGGAGCAGCTCGACGCCTATGCCCGGTTCCTGGAGCAGGCGACCGGTTCGACCGATGTCTCGGGCTTCGAGGCCGGTGTCGGCGTTCCGTCTGCCGCCAGCACCTATCCTGTGACCGAAGACAGCGACGCCGCCCGCCGCCTCTTTGGCGACGGGGCGGATGTCGAACAGATGATCGTCACCACGGCCGCGCGCTATACGGGCCATGCCGGGGTGGCCGCGACCGGGCTCACGCCGCTGACCTGGCGCATCCTCTTCCAGTCGCTCATCAAGCAGGAGAGCCGGTTCAACAATGCGGCCGTCTCCCCTGTCGGCGCCATGGGCTTCTGTCAGCTCATGCCGGGCACGGCCGCCGATCTCGGGGTCGATCCGCGCGATCCCTGGCAGAACCTTGATGGCGGGGCCCGCTATCTGCTCGCCCAGCTCGCCCGCTTCGGGCGCATCGATCATGCGCTCGCCGCCTATAATGCCGGGCCCGGCCGGGTGATCGAATATGGTGGCATACCGCCCTTCACCGAGACCCGGAATTACGTCCGGCGGATCCATGGCTATTACCAGGACTACCTTGGAACCATCACCGGCAAGGACCAGCTCGGCACGCTGGCCGGTATCGATGGGGCCTCGGCCCAATGGGGCAACTGGGCGGATGCCTCGATGATCTATGCAGATGAGGCCGCCGCCCGCATCGATCAGGCGATGGAGCGGATCCACGGGCTTCTCCAGCAGGCAGATCCGGTCTCCGACAAGGAGGCCGTCGATCTCAACACTTACATGCTGGCCGAGCGCGCCCGCCTCATGGCGCTCACCCTGCGCCTGCGGGCCGCACGCGTGAAGGTCGAGGCGGCCCATGGCCTGACCGACACGGCCGATGCGCTGCAACATGACACCTTCTGGGAGTATTCCGATGGTTGA
- a CDS encoding P-type DNA transfer protein VirB5: MVDPTWSRPAFVTALLAGMAITALPGALRAQGVPVIDSSNLAQNIEQLQSALRDAENQIEQIEQLKRQIELQIDQITNLEFISGALSGLNDISDLYNSAEDLRDRAAKITDLGGFADALALGDFDALMDTLLDDEVTMGEKHAAEAMRDTLEMAGLTSERLGELSSSENPQDNMIARTAGTSATAIAAAQISYEEAEASLERINGLVGEIASQDTLKESVDLNTRMAAETNFMLGQMWRLNAAAGLAQGQTGVNWAAEQAKERSFFDYSGTSD; encoded by the coding sequence ATGGTTGATCCGACATGGTCCCGCCCCGCCTTTGTTACCGCCCTTCTGGCCGGTATGGCAATCACCGCCCTGCCCGGTGCCTTGCGCGCGCAAGGTGTGCCGGTCATCGACAGCTCCAACCTCGCCCAGAACATCGAACAGCTGCAATCCGCCCTGCGCGACGCGGAGAACCAGATCGAACAGATCGAACAGCTCAAGCGCCAGATCGAGCTGCAGATCGATCAGATCACCAATCTGGAGTTCATCAGCGGCGCGCTCTCGGGGCTCAACGACATCTCCGATCTCTACAATTCCGCGGAGGACCTGCGCGACCGGGCCGCCAAGATCACCGACCTCGGCGGTTTTGCCGACGCGCTGGCGCTGGGGGATTTTGACGCGCTGATGGACACGCTGCTCGACGACGAGGTGACCATGGGCGAGAAACACGCGGCCGAGGCCATGCGCGACACGCTCGAGATGGCCGGTCTGACCTCCGAGCGGCTGGGAGAGCTCTCCTCCTCGGAAAACCCTCAAGACAACATGATTGCCCGGACCGCCGGCACCAGCGCCACGGCGATCGCCGCGGCACAGATTTCCTACGAGGAGGCGGAGGCCAGTCTGGAGCGGATCAACGGTCTGGTGGGCGAGATCGCCAGCCAGGACACGCTGAAGGAAAGCGTCGATCTGAACACCCGCATGGCAGCCGAGACCAACTTCATGCTGGGGCAGATGTGGCGGCTCAATGCCGCCGCTGGCCTGGCCCAGGGACAGACCGGCGTGAACTGGGCGGCCGAGCAGGCGAAGGAGCGCAGCTTCTTCGACTATTCCGGCACCTCCGACTGA
- a CDS encoding TrbL/VirB6 plasmid conjugal transfer protein, producing the protein MAVIADVLGAVDATTSAVGGNAFADVATAVIPVFRIGAVLAVALTGVNLAIQAIPMTLRNGLSLIVRIAVVWIFLSSYTNFDAVYAAITEAPSRLGGTVLEAVTGSAATDLYEGLDDLYVRALALGQAVSENGSYISGALTSLALFIVAALMATISIIVICAAKLMIAVLIIVGPLAIVSTLFKPATALFEAWAKLALGFAFVPLLTAAMAGFTIAVSEVIATDIRNASTIGDVIGFVVVMMLGTGLMLMVPTLAQSLAQTSIGIGGVASSTYAQARTIARGAGAGTRGAYEGVTGAGKTTPYAYAGSSNERRTGRAIGTNAAAAVRLAVALAQKSAGQRK; encoded by the coding sequence ATGGCCGTCATTGCGGACGTTCTTGGGGCCGTCGATGCAACGACAAGCGCCGTTGGCGGCAACGCGTTTGCGGACGTGGCGACGGCGGTTATCCCGGTGTTCCGCATCGGCGCGGTGCTCGCGGTAGCGCTGACCGGCGTGAACCTGGCTATCCAGGCCATCCCCATGACGCTGCGCAACGGGTTGAGCCTGATAGTTCGGATCGCGGTCGTCTGGATTTTTCTGTCGTCCTACACCAACTTCGACGCCGTCTATGCCGCAATCACAGAAGCTCCGAGCCGCCTTGGTGGAACAGTCCTGGAAGCCGTTACGGGCTCGGCCGCAACAGATCTCTACGAAGGCCTCGACGATCTTTATGTCCGGGCACTGGCACTTGGCCAGGCCGTCTCCGAGAATGGCTCTTACATCTCCGGCGCCTTGACGAGCCTCGCGCTTTTCATCGTGGCTGCCCTCATGGCAACGATCTCGATCATCGTCATCTGCGCGGCCAAGCTCATGATTGCCGTCCTGATCATCGTTGGGCCGCTGGCGATCGTTTCGACGCTCTTCAAGCCGGCCACCGCTCTCTTCGAGGCCTGGGCGAAGCTGGCGCTCGGCTTCGCATTTGTGCCCCTCCTGACCGCGGCGATGGCAGGGTTTACCATCGCCGTGAGTGAGGTGATCGCCACCGACATCCGGAACGCATCGACCATCGGTGACGTGATCGGCTTTGTCGTGGTGATGATGCTGGGCACCGGCCTGATGCTCATGGTCCCGACCCTGGCCCAGTCGCTCGCCCAGACCTCGATCGGCATCGGCGGTGTCGCCTCCAGTACCTACGCCCAGGCGCGCACGATCGCGCGCGGCGCCGGCGCCGGCACGCGCGGGGCCTACGAGGGGGTCACCGGGGCCGGCAAGACCACACCTTACGCCTATGCCGGCAGCAGCAATGAGCGGCGCACGGGCCGGGCCATCGGCACCAATGCGGCCGCGGCGGTCCGGCTTGCCGTCGCCCTCGCCCAGAAATCCGCCGGACAGCGCAAGTGA